A region of the Phycisphaerae bacterium genome:
CCGTGAGGAGTACGGCCAGGTGGACGACGCCCGGTATCGCGCGGGGCGGGCGCAGTTCCTGCGGAGACTCCTGCAACGGGCACGCATCTACCATTCGGAGTGGGGTGCTGAATGTTTCGAAGCTGCAGCGCGTGCGAATCTGGGTCGGGAGCTTGCGCAACTTGCAGGTTGACGGGGCGATCGCTCCATGACCAGAACTTCCCCTGCCCACCGTCGCCTGGGGTCACCATGGACTGGGACGTGCATCGCGGATTCGGACAGGGACCGGTTTGCTCCGCTTCTGTTCGCGCGCGTCCCTCAGTACAATCCCGCCCATGTTCGCCCGCATCCACAGCATGGCCCTCGCGGGGATCGAGGCCCATCCTTGCGAGGTTGAAGTCGACGTCACGGGGCATGGCTTTGGTGTGCCGGCGCTTGTGGGCCTGCCGGACTCGGCTGTCAAAGAGAGCATCGACCGCATCCGCAGCGCGCTCGCCAACTCCGGCTACGCGCTGCCCAAGACCCGCACGACGGTCAATCTCGCGCCGGCGGATATCCGCAAGGAGGGGCCGGCATTCGATCTGCCCATCGCCATTGGCTTGCTGCTGGCCGACGACCAGCTCCGCAGCGAGATGGCGGAGCAGTATCTGATCGCCGGCGAGCTGGCCCTGGACGGCCAGGTGCGGGCCATCAAGGGGGCGCTTTCCATTGCGCTGCTGTGCCGCGACAACGGCTTTCGCGGGCTGCTGATCCCGCGCGAGAACGCGGAGGAGGCTGCGGTCGTGGATGGCGTCGAGGTCTACGGCATCGACTCGCTGGCGCAGGCGGTCAGCCTGCTGGCGGGCGAGCTGCCGCTCGAACCGACGACGGTCGATCTCGATGCGCTCTTCGCGCGGGCCGCGCAATACGACGTGGATTTCGCCGACGTGCGTGGGCAGGAGCACGTGAAGCGCGCCCTGCTGGTCGCCGCCGCGGGAAGACATAACGTACTGATGATCGGCCCGCCGGGCGCCGGCAAGACGATGCTGGCCAAGCGCCTGCCCACGCTGCTGCCGCCGTTGTCCCTGCAGGAGTCGCTCGAAACCACGCGCATCTATTCCGCGTCCGGCAAGCTGCCCGGCAAGACCAGTCTGCTTGCGACGCGCCCCGTCCGCCAGCCGCACCATTCGATCAGCATCGCGGCGCTGGTCGGCGGCGGCACGATCCCCTCGGCCGGCGAGGTCTCGCTCGCGCACCATGGCGTGCTGTTCCTCGACGAGTTCCCCGAGTTCAACCGCAGCGTGCTCGAATCGCTCCGGCAGGTCATCGAGGACCACACCGTCACCATCGCCCGCTCGCACAGCGCCGCCGATTTCCCGGCCGACTTCCTGCTGGTGACGGCGATGAATCCCTGTCCATGCGGTTACTTCACCGACCCGCGTAAACCGTGCAAATGCTCCGCGCCGCAGATCGACCGCTACCTGGCACGCATTTCCGGCCCGCTGCTGGAGCGGATTGACATCCACGTCGAGGTGCCCGCGGTCCCGATCTCCGCCTTGCGCGACACGCAGCCCGGCACCGACAGCGCGACGTTGCGCCGGCAGGTCGAGCAGGCCCTCGCGGTGCAGCGCGCCCGCTTCGGCCAGGGCAGCACGACAACCAACGGCCGCATGACCTCGCGCCAGCTCCGCAAGTACGCCGTGATCGACGGCGACGGCGAACGTCTGTTGCGTCGGGCGGTCAGCGAGCTGGGCCTGTCGGCCCGCGCGCACGACAAGGTCCTGCGTGTGGCCCGCACGATCGCGGACTTGGCCGGCGCCGAGCACATCACGTCGACGCACTTGTCCGAGGCGATCCAGTACCGCCGGCTGGATCGGAGCCTCTAGCCGTTGGAATCCGCCGCCGAACCGCGACCGGCTTGTTCGCGCGTGGGCCCAGTGGTAGACTGAAACCATCGTCGGAGGTTCACGGCCCGTCGGGGTGGACGGGATGTGCCGGTCACCTCACAGTTCGCATGGCGCGATCTTCGCGGGCGGTTCCACCAGGCGAAGGAGGTGTCAGCATGTCGCGCAACCACGTCGCGCTCAGTGGGATGGTGGTCGGACTGGTGCTCGGCGCAGCACCGGCGGACTCCGACGTGCGCGGGGACTCCGGAGCCTGCTGCTACAGCGATGGTGAGTGTCGTGTGCTTCCAGCGGAGAGGTGCGCCACGCTCGTGGGTGACGTGAACTGCGATGACGACGTCGATCTCGCCGACGTCAACCCGTTTGTCAATTTGCTGTCCGGGGGGAGCGCGCCGGATTGCGCCTGGGCGAACGCCGACTGCAACCGCGACGGCGCGCTAAATTTCAGCGATATCAACCCGTTCGTCATGGTGCTCGTCCAAGACAGCCGGCTGACCGGGGCGTTCCTCGGCCCCGGCACGGATTGTGACCCCAATCCTTGTGTGCTGCCCGGCGACACGTGCGCCAATGCGAAGATCATCACGGGCGAGCCGTACACGGACCTGGGCAGCACGTGCGGCTATACCGACGACTATGACGAAAGTTGCCCCTTCAACCAGCCCGGCGCGCCGGACGTCGTCTACAGGTACGCGCCCGCGTGGGACACCGTCGTGGATATCACCCTTTGCCTGGCTGAAACCGACTACGACACCAAGCTGTATGTCTACGAGGGTGAGTGTCCCGGGAACCTGATTGCGTGCAACGATGACGCTTGCAGCACCGCGTCGCACCCGGCGGCGTTTGTATCCAAGCTATCCTGGGTGTTCCTCCAGGCCGGACATACCTACTACATCGTCGTGGATGGCTATGGCGGCGCTTGCGGCACGTATGAACTCCTGCTGATCCCGCCGCCTCCGTGCGTTGTCCCTTGTCCGCCGGGCGCGCTCGAGGAGGGTGAGCCGTGCGGGACAGACACGAATGGCGGCTGTGGGCTGAATCCGCCGGCCTACGGTCTGATCTCCGACGGCCAGACCGTGTGCGGCACGAGCTACTACGACGGCAACTTGCGCGACACGGACTGGTATCGCATCGAGGTCGAGCCCGGCGACCGGGTCCTGTACGGCATCACGGTCCAGGCCGAGTTCGACGTGCAAGTCATGTTCATCCGGGACGACGGGGAGGATTGCACGGGCCTGGAGATCTACTACGCCGAGGGCGCACCTTGCCAGGAGGTGTTTCTCGCGACCCCGCCCGCACCGACCTCGATCGACTACATCTGGATCGCTCCGCAGTTCACCACCCCGTTCGCGTGCGATGACGAGCACAGTCATTACTGGGTCAACGCGGTCTTCTACGCGTTCGACCCGCCGCCGGGGGCCTGCTGCATCGATGGTGTCTGCCACGACTACCTGACCATCTGGGAGTGTGCGGACCAGGGTGGCACCTGGATGGGGTACGAAGTGCCCTGCACGCCAGAGCTGTGCCAGCCGGCGGCGCCGCAGTAGTCCGGGCGCGTGGTCCGGGGGGCGGGTCGTTCCAAGATGGCTCCGTTCGTATAATTGACGCGACTGACGCAGTGGCATATAGGGTGCATTGTCCGGGCGCCGCTCCAGCCGACTCGAGGACCAGACCTGCGTCCGGGAGACTGCACGAGGCAGGCCGCGTATTTGGGAAAGGTCGGTGGGACGATGATTCTGGCCAAACTGTGGCGCTCGCTGCGGGCCCAGCTCAACAAGCTCGCGAATGCATTTTGGACGGCCGATCCGATCGCGCAGATGCAGTATGAATACGATCTGGCGGTCGCGCAGCTCAAGGAGGGGCGCGAGGGGCTCGAGCAGTACCGCGCGCTGGTGGAGCGCGTTTCCCGGCAGGTGGCGAACGATCAACAGCACGTCGCCAGCCTGGAGGCCAAGATCAAGGCCTACCTGCAGGCGGGCGACCGCGAGACGGCGGCCAGGTTTGCCCTGGAGCTCCAGAAGGCGAAGCAGCAGTACAGCGAGAACCAGGAGCAGCTCAAGCTCCACGAGCAGTCGTACAACAACAATCTGACCAAGATCAAGCACGCCAGCGGCAAGCTGGCCCGGGTGCGCGAGAAGATCCAGAAATACGACGCCGAGCTGAAGATGAGCCGGGCCGAGGCCGAGATGGCCAAGCTCGCGCGCGATTTCAACTTCGACGTGACGACGGACTTCGGGCAGATCGAGCAGGTCATCCAGGAGAAGATCAGCCTGAACCGTGCGAAGGCCCGCGTGGCGGCCGACCTGTCGAGCGAGGGCGTCGTCGAGGTCGAGCGCGAGCAGGCGATGGAAAAGGCCCTGGCGGACCAGGCGCTGCGCGAATTCGAGATCCAGGCCGGGCTGGTCACGCCCGAAACCGCACCGGTCGCCGAAGCGGCCAAGGAACTCGGGCCCGCGGCCAAAACGACGCAGTCCCAGGGCCAGGTATGAGTGGCGGCCCGGCCCCTGACCAGACGAGCACCCCCGCATGAACCGGCAGATGGCACTTCCGGAGACATTTCCCCCGTGGGCGCAGGCCCTCGCGGAGGCCTACTTCTCCGGCACCACCTGCGTGTTCATCCTGCACGGCAATGTCCACGACCTGATCGCCGGCCCGGAGGGAGCGCGCACCGCGTATTGCGGTCTGACGGAGTTCCTGGCCAGCCAGGTGTTCGGCTCGTGGGACATCGTCGTGCAGTACGACCTTTCGGGCGGCCTGCGGGCCCAGCCCGGGACCGACGCGCAGCGCCTGCAGGCCATGATGCCTTACCTGACAGCACGACTCGGCGATCCGGGCGCCTGGCCGCGCGAGCCGGACAGCGCGCTGCTCCTGCTCGACCGGCTGATGGAGCGGAACCTGCTGGAGAACGACCCGGCGCGGCAGAAAAGCATTGGCATCCTGCTCGACTATGCCCAGTACCTGGTCCCGGCGGCTGAGCCCGGCGCCCAGCCGCGCGGGGTGAGCACGAATGTCGTGCGGCTGCTGGGGTGGGCCCAGAACCCGTACATCAAGCGGGTGAACACCGCGATCTGCCTGGTTGCCGACAAGCTGGCGGAAGTGAACGATCGCCTGGTGCAAAGCCCCCACGTCGCGACCATCGAGATCCCCATGCCCGAGCGCGCGGCGCGCGCCGCGTTCATCGACTGGGCGGCGCGGGGCGCGCGGCTGGAAGCGCTCGCCGATTTCACGTCGGCCGAACTGGCGGAGGTGTCCAACGGCTTGAGCCTGGTGGGCCTGAACCTGCTGCTTTCGCAGGCGCGCCAGAGCGGGCGGCCGGTGGATCGCGCCCGGTTTCGCGCGCTCAAGAAGTCCATGATCGAGCGGCAGGGCCAGGGATTGCTCGAGTTCATCGAGCCCAACCACACGCTTGACATGCTTGTGGGGCAGGACGCCGCCAAGCAGCGCCTGCGCGAGGACGCGGAACTGCTGCAGCACGGGCGGCTGGAAGCCGTGCCGATGGGGTACCTGATCGCGGGGGCCGTGGGGACGGGCAAGTCGTTTCTGGCCGAGTGTTACGCCGGCTCGATCGGCATTCCCTGCGTGAAGCTGCGGAATTTCCGCTCGAAGTACGTGGGCGAGACGGAGGGCAATCTCGAGCACGTGTTGACGGTGCTCCGCTCACTCGGCCCGGTGGTCGTGGTGATCGACGAAGCCGACGCGGCCCTGGGCAGCCGCAGCGCCGAGGGCGACTCGGGCACGTCCAGCCGCGTCTTCTCGATGATTGCGAGCCAGATGGGCGACACGCGCTACCGCGGGCGGATCGTGTGGATGCTGCTGACGTGCCGGCCGGACCTGCTGCCCATCGACCTGAAGCGGCAAGGGCGGGCCGAGGTGCACATCCCGCTCTTCTATCCGCAGGATGACGCCGAGGTCCAGGCCATGCTGACTACCATGGCGCGCAAGAACAAGATCACGCTCGCCACCGACACGCTGCCGGCCGGCCTGGCCGCGCGACAACTCAGCGGCGCGGACATCGAAAGCGTGGTGCTCGAAGCCCGGCGGCGGGCGCTGGCGGCGCGGCGCGACGATGTCAGCGGTGCCGATCTGGATGCCGCGTTGGCGGATTTCATCCCCTCGGTGCAGGGGCTGGAGAAGGAGCTGCAGGAGCTGGCGGCGGTGCTGGAATGCACGCAGCTCCAGTTGCTGCCGCCGGCCTGGCGGCAGCGCGTCATGCCGCCGAACGGGCGCGTGCAGCTGCAGGAGCGCCTGGTGGCGATTCGACAGCTGATCGAGGCTTGACCGCGGGCGGCGCGTGGGGCGCACGCGTCGGGCCGTGCCTCGGCTTGGGAAATACAGTGGTCCGATGAGAGGACGCCTTGAGGGAGCGGCCGTGAAAAAGACCAAGAAGACCGTGAAGAAGGTGGCGCCGCGCAAGGCCGCGCGGCCTGTCCGGAAGAGCAAACCCCAAGCGGCACGCTCCAAGCCGGCGCGCCTGAGCTGGCTTGACGAAACCGGCACCACACCGCAGATCGACAGCTATGCCCGCAAGCTGCGCACCTTCATGGCGGCGCTGGCAGACGGCATTGTCGATGACGCGGAAGTGGCGGCGCAGGAGCAGCGGCTCGTGAAGCTGATGAAAGAGATCGAGCCGGAACTCTCGGCCACGTTACACGGACGGGTCACGGAGCTGTTGTGCGAGTTGACCGCGTACGACATCATGCGGCTGCTGCACGCGATGCACGCCACGCGGCCCAAGCACGTCTTCCGTGGTTGAAAGGCAGGTGCCACCGATGGCCAAGCGAACGCTGGCACGGCGCCCGCGGGTTGGCGCGCT
Encoded here:
- a CDS encoding YifB family Mg chelatase-like AAA ATPase; the encoded protein is MFARIHSMALAGIEAHPCEVEVDVTGHGFGVPALVGLPDSAVKESIDRIRSALANSGYALPKTRTTVNLAPADIRKEGPAFDLPIAIGLLLADDQLRSEMAEQYLIAGELALDGQVRAIKGALSIALLCRDNGFRGLLIPRENAEEAAVVDGVEVYGIDSLAQAVSLLAGELPLEPTTVDLDALFARAAQYDVDFADVRGQEHVKRALLVAAAGRHNVLMIGPPGAGKTMLAKRLPTLLPPLSLQESLETTRIYSASGKLPGKTSLLATRPVRQPHHSISIAALVGGGTIPSAGEVSLAHHGVLFLDEFPEFNRSVLESLRQVIEDHTVTIARSHSAADFPADFLLVTAMNPCPCGYFTDPRKPCKCSAPQIDRYLARISGPLLERIDIHVEVPAVPISALRDTQPGTDSATLRRQVEQALAVQRARFGQGSTTTNGRMTSRQLRKYAVIDGDGERLLRRAVSELGLSARAHDKVLRVARTIADLAGAEHITSTHLSEAIQYRRLDRSL
- a CDS encoding PspA/IM30 family protein — protein: MILAKLWRSLRAQLNKLANAFWTADPIAQMQYEYDLAVAQLKEGREGLEQYRALVERVSRQVANDQQHVASLEAKIKAYLQAGDRETAARFALELQKAKQQYSENQEQLKLHEQSYNNNLTKIKHASGKLARVREKIQKYDAELKMSRAEAEMAKLARDFNFDVTTDFGQIEQVIQEKISLNRAKARVAADLSSEGVVEVEREQAMEKALADQALREFEIQAGLVTPETAPVAEAAKELGPAAKTTQSQGQV
- a CDS encoding ATP-binding protein; translation: MNRQMALPETFPPWAQALAEAYFSGTTCVFILHGNVHDLIAGPEGARTAYCGLTEFLASQVFGSWDIVVQYDLSGGLRAQPGTDAQRLQAMMPYLTARLGDPGAWPREPDSALLLLDRLMERNLLENDPARQKSIGILLDYAQYLVPAAEPGAQPRGVSTNVVRLLGWAQNPYIKRVNTAICLVADKLAEVNDRLVQSPHVATIEIPMPERAARAAFIDWAARGARLEALADFTSAELAEVSNGLSLVGLNLLLSQARQSGRPVDRARFRALKKSMIERQGQGLLEFIEPNHTLDMLVGQDAAKQRLREDAELLQHGRLEAVPMGYLIAGAVGTGKSFLAECYAGSIGIPCVKLRNFRSKYVGETEGNLEHVLTVLRSLGPVVVVIDEADAALGSRSAEGDSGTSSRVFSMIASQMGDTRYRGRIVWMLLTCRPDLLPIDLKRQGRAEVHIPLFYPQDDAEVQAMLTTMARKNKITLATDTLPAGLAARQLSGADIESVVLEARRRALAARRDDVSGADLDAALADFIPSVQGLEKELQELAAVLECTQLQLLPPAWRQRVMPPNGRVQLQERLVAIRQLIEA